A single genomic interval of Antarcticibacterium arcticum harbors:
- a CDS encoding TIGR02117 family protein, whose amino-acid sequence MLKAFKYVFDFVAAIVIVIILYIIVGITGSLIPVNTKQPSAEKEFEIFIQSNGVHTDIVMPLKNEILDWRDFVDPSHTRAGNVDFAFVAFGWGDLGFYETTPEWSDLKPGIAFRAMFLDSPAAMHVKFKHYMIEDENSISIMVTEKQYEALVGYILKSFSRDGNGAPLNIPNLHYAGNDTFYQAEGSLTLLKTCNTWTNNALKHAGLPASLWTPFVEGIFYSYSRY is encoded by the coding sequence ATGCTAAAGGCCTTTAAATATGTTTTTGACTTTGTTGCGGCCATTGTAATAGTAATTATTCTTTATATAATTGTGGGTATAACAGGGTCACTTATTCCTGTAAATACCAAACAGCCTTCTGCAGAAAAAGAATTTGAAATTTTTATACAATCTAACGGCGTACATACAGATATTGTAATGCCCTTAAAAAATGAAATTCTGGACTGGCGGGATTTTGTTGACCCGTCGCACACCAGAGCGGGAAATGTAGATTTTGCATTTGTAGCCTTTGGATGGGGAGATCTTGGATTTTATGAGACAACCCCTGAATGGTCAGACTTAAAACCGGGAATCGCCTTTAGGGCCATGTTTCTGGATTCTCCTGCTGCGATGCACGTGAAATTCAAACATTATATGATTGAAGATGAAAACAGCATTTCAATTATGGTAACCGAAAAGCAGTATGAGGCCCTCGTCGGTTATATTTTAAAAAGTTTTTCCCGGGATGGCAATGGAGCTCCACTCAACATTCCAAATTTACATTATGCGGGGAATGATACATTTTACCAGGCCGAAGGATCTCTCACACTCTTAAAAACCTGTAATACCTGGACCAATAACGCGTTAAAACATGCGGGTTTACCGGCGAGTTTGTGGACGCCATTTGTTGAAGGCATTTTTTACAGCTATTCCCGATATTGA
- a CDS encoding erythromycin esterase family protein: MSNISSLFHPLSNVSHLGPLFESIGSSKYVLLGEASHGTHEFYTWRAHISKHLIQEKGFTMIAVEGDWPDCFVLNKWIKNPDDKTPIAEILMQFNRWPTWMWGNWEIASFAGWLKEYNSSLPYEKRCGFYGLDVYSLWESLDIMVNYLQKEDPPTAQLAVDAFRCFEPYKEGDSYASVYAHSLPDCKKKVVKLLKEVRENSWKYDHEMEGGLNAELNSLVMKNAEKYYEALAGFGDDSWNVRDRHMVETLETLMKYHGDDNRVVIWEHNTHIGDARATNMKRDGLINVGQLLREKYQKDGVYLAGFGTWTGTVRAAKNWGAPMQIMNVPEAMAGSIEELLHSQCEGNILIVFKDNHNLEEAFSNKMGHRAIGVVYHPSHERGNYVPTRLSQRYDAFLFLERTEALHPLKIKPDGHKVPDTYPFGI; the protein is encoded by the coding sequence ATGTCAAATATCTCTTCCCTGTTTCATCCGCTCTCCAATGTGTCACATCTTGGCCCTTTATTTGAAAGTATTGGAAGTTCCAAATATGTGCTGCTGGGAGAGGCAAGTCACGGCACCCACGAGTTTTATACCTGGCGCGCACATATTTCCAAACATCTTATACAGGAAAAAGGATTTACAATGATAGCGGTGGAAGGAGACTGGCCGGATTGTTTTGTTTTAAATAAATGGATCAAAAACCCGGATGATAAAACCCCCATTGCCGAAATATTAATGCAGTTCAACCGTTGGCCAACATGGATGTGGGGTAATTGGGAGATTGCCTCTTTTGCCGGCTGGTTAAAAGAGTATAATTCCAGCCTTCCATATGAAAAGAGGTGCGGGTTTTACGGTCTGGATGTTTACAGCCTGTGGGAATCGCTGGATATTATGGTAAATTATTTACAAAAAGAAGATCCCCCCACTGCCCAACTGGCGGTGGATGCATTCAGATGTTTTGAACCTTATAAAGAAGGGGATTCCTATGCTTCGGTGTATGCCCATTCCCTGCCGGACTGTAAAAAGAAGGTAGTAAAATTGCTCAAAGAAGTGCGTGAAAACTCCTGGAAATATGATCATGAAATGGAAGGCGGGCTCAATGCCGAACTGAACTCCCTGGTGATGAAAAATGCCGAAAAATACTATGAGGCTCTCGCTGGATTTGGGGATGATTCCTGGAACGTAAGAGACAGGCATATGGTGGAAACCCTTGAAACCTTGATGAAATACCATGGAGATGATAACCGCGTCGTGATCTGGGAGCATAACACCCATATTGGGGATGCCCGGGCTACTAATATGAAACGCGACGGACTTATAAATGTAGGACAACTTCTACGGGAGAAATATCAAAAAGACGGGGTTTACCTCGCAGGTTTCGGCACCTGGACAGGTACGGTCAGAGCCGCAAAGAACTGGGGCGCCCCAATGCAAATAATGAATGTTCCGGAAGCGATGGCAGGGAGTATTGAAGAACTGTTGCATTCCCAGTGCGAGGGAAATATATTAATAGTATTTAAGGATAATCATAACCTGGAGGAAGCTTTTTCTAATAAAATGGGACACAGGGCTATTGGTGTAGTGTACCACCCCAGCCATGAACGGGGGAATTATGTGCCTACCCGGCTTTCCCAACGCTATGATGCATTTCTGTTTCTGGAAAGAACAGAAGCTCTTCATCCCCTTAAAATTAAACCTGATGGCCACAAAGTGCCGGACACTTATCCTTTTGGTATCTGA
- a CDS encoding class I fructose-bisphosphate aldolase, producing the protein MKTIEEIRQKLGEDADYLLDHTCEKIPKEKITVPGPGTPENFINSDRNTRVLGSISRLYDHGTLGNTGYLNILPIDQGIEHTAAISFYKNPDYFDPENIVKLAIEGGCNGVASTFGVLGLHARKYAHRIPFIVKINHNELLTYPNNYDQILYGNIKEAWNMGATAVGATIYFGSEESSRQIQEIANAFEEAHQLGMATILWCYARNSAFQTNEADYHTSADITGQANHLGVTIKADIIKQKLPETNFGFKNIKFGKFSDEMYESLTTDHPIDLCRLQVANCFMGKIGLINSGGGSQGESDLVEAVKTAVINKRAGGSGLIMGRKAFQRPLKEGVELLRSVQEVYLEKNITVA; encoded by the coding sequence ATGAAAACTATTGAAGAAATAAGGCAAAAACTTGGAGAGGATGCGGATTATCTACTGGATCATACCTGTGAAAAAATCCCAAAGGAGAAAATTACCGTACCGGGACCCGGGACACCGGAAAATTTTATAAACAGTGACCGCAATACGCGGGTTTTGGGAAGCATCTCCCGTCTTTATGATCATGGGACTCTGGGTAATACGGGTTATTTGAATATCTTGCCAATTGACCAGGGAATTGAACATACCGCAGCGATCTCCTTTTATAAAAACCCAGATTATTTTGATCCTGAAAATATTGTCAAACTTGCCATCGAAGGCGGGTGCAACGGGGTGGCATCTACTTTTGGTGTTCTGGGCCTGCATGCGAGAAAATACGCCCACAGGATCCCCTTCATTGTAAAGATAAATCACAATGAACTGCTCACCTATCCCAATAATTATGACCAGATCCTCTACGGAAATATAAAGGAAGCCTGGAATATGGGTGCTACCGCGGTAGGAGCAACCATTTATTTTGGGTCTGAAGAAAGTTCGAGGCAAATTCAGGAAATAGCAAATGCCTTTGAAGAGGCGCACCAATTAGGAATGGCCACAATACTTTGGTGTTATGCCCGTAATTCTGCCTTTCAGACAAACGAAGCAGATTACCATACTTCAGCAGATATTACCGGCCAGGCCAACCATCTTGGGGTGACCATTAAAGCTGATATTATCAAGCAAAAACTTCCGGAAACCAATTTTGGTTTTAAAAACATCAAGTTTGGAAAGTTCAGTGATGAGATGTACGAAAGTCTTACTACAGATCATCCCATAGATCTATGCAGACTTCAGGTGGCCAATTGTTTTATGGGTAAGATAGGGCTAATTAATTCCGGCGGAGGTTCCCAGGGAGAATCAGATCTGGTTGAAGCCGTTAAAACAGCGGTTATTAATAAACGAGCAGGCGGCAGCGGATTAATAATGGGCAGGAAAGCATTTCAAAGACCTCTTAAGGAAGGGGTAGAACTTTTACGCAGTGTGCAGGAGGTATATCTCGAGAAGAATATAACAGTGGCGTAA
- a CDS encoding calcium/sodium antiporter — translation MVVPILLLIAGLTILIFGANYMVEGASSLAKKFNISNLAIGLTVVAFGTSAPELVVNTFAAVQGHQDIVFGNVLGSNNFNLFIILGITGLIIPLTVQSSTAWKEIPISLIAVLILFILVNDIWLFNAENSVLGRMDGGILLICFGLFLFYVYKQLKSDPTEIEEINPVAGLPGWKMALFIVGGLGGLVYGGHLVVNNAIEIAESFGISQKIIGLTVVAAGTSLPELATSVVAAIKKNADIAVGNIIGSNIFNIFLILGASSLLSPIGFDSNFNTDIYVLAGGTIFLILAMFTGKFRKLDRWEAAILLLFYLGYTTYLVMQEL, via the coding sequence ATGGTTGTCCCAATACTGCTTTTAATTGCAGGCCTTACCATTTTAATTTTTGGTGCAAATTACATGGTAGAAGGCGCTTCTTCCCTCGCAAAAAAATTCAATATTTCCAATCTGGCAATAGGCTTAACGGTGGTTGCATTTGGCACCTCGGCACCGGAGTTGGTGGTAAATACCTTTGCTGCCGTACAGGGCCACCAGGATATTGTTTTTGGAAATGTGTTGGGGAGCAACAATTTTAATCTCTTTATTATCCTTGGTATTACCGGGCTTATTATACCCTTGACCGTTCAATCCAGCACCGCCTGGAAGGAAATACCCATATCTCTAATTGCCGTGTTAATTCTTTTTATTTTGGTAAATGATATCTGGCTCTTTAATGCGGAAAATTCTGTGTTAGGCCGTATGGATGGTGGTATTTTATTGATCTGCTTTGGGCTTTTCCTGTTCTATGTATATAAACAATTGAAAAGCGATCCTACAGAAATTGAAGAGATCAACCCGGTTGCCGGTTTACCTGGCTGGAAAATGGCGTTGTTTATAGTAGGGGGATTAGGAGGACTTGTATATGGCGGGCATCTTGTGGTGAACAATGCTATTGAAATTGCTGAATCTTTTGGTATAAGCCAGAAGATCATAGGCCTTACGGTGGTTGCTGCCGGTACTTCTCTCCCCGAGTTGGCAACCTCTGTGGTAGCAGCTATCAAAAAGAATGCAGATATTGCGGTGGGGAATATTATTGGTTCCAATATTTTCAATATTTTTCTCATCCTGGGAGCTTCTTCCCTACTTAGCCCCATTGGTTTTGATTCTAATTTTAATACAGATATTTATGTACTGGCGGGAGGAACTATTTTCCTTATTCTCGCTATGTTCACGGGGAAATTCAGAAAACTGGACCGCTGGGAAGCTGCAATCCTGCTTTTGTTTTATTTGGGTTATACCACTTATCTTGTAATGCAGGAACTCTAA